A single genomic interval of Rhea pennata isolate bPtePen1 chromosome 5, bPtePen1.pri, whole genome shotgun sequence harbors:
- the TMED8 gene encoding protein TMED8 isoform X1 codes for MSNVLASAGSWFEPPATGAPDSPAAQASERRRQAPAENEDSTQKTEPADKPDDSLESGTSQCRSQIGSLAQDLEEEDGTLEDREVTELEDKLADIIHSPEEEAFVRMTKYHVLQGAGDIVMIQSDHTGAVDILSAELETADLLGEQRKAQSSPLAPPTTWTTEKMKEFKAKMGKEKNGRMVVKRGEVVTVHVPTHPDGKRVCWEFATDDYDIGFGVYFDWTTVTSTAITVHVSESSDEEDEEDEEEIEGLVPVGDVERGSKSYLWNRYGEIMPVYRRDSHREVQAGSHDYPGEGIYLLKFDNSYSLLRNKTLFFHIYYTS; via the exons ATGTCGAATGTGCTGGCCTCCGCCGGCTCCTGGTTCGAGCCCCCAGCGACTGGAGCCCCGGACAGCCCAGCGGCCCAGGCCAGCGAGCGGCGGCGCCAGGCGCCTGCAG AAAATGAAGATTCAACCCAAAAGACAGAGCCTGCAGATAAGCCAGATGATTCTTTGGAGTCCGGTACTTCACAGTGCag GTCGCAGATTGGGTCACTTGCACAGGATTTGGAGGAAGAAGATGGCACTCTGGAGGACCGGGAAGTAACTGAATTGGAGGACAAGCTGGCTGACATAATCCATTCCCCCGAAGAG GAAGCTTTTGTTCGGATGACCAAGTACCATGTCCTTCAAGGAGCAGGGGATATAGTCATGATTCAGTCGGATCACACAGGTGCTGTGGATATCCTTTCAGCTGAGCTGGAGACTGCAGACCTCCTGGGGGAGCAGAGGAAAG CTCAGTCTTCCCCTCTGGCTCCACCCACAACTTGGACCACTGAGAAGATGAAGGAATTCAAAGCCAagatgggaaaggagaagaatggCCGGATGGTGGTGAAGCGAGGCGAGGTGGTGACAGTCCATGTGCCAACCCATCCTGATGGGAAACGTGTCTGCTGGGAGTTTGCTACAGATGACTACGACATTGGATTTGGAGTCTATTTTGACTGGACTACAGTTACTAGCACTGCCATTACTGTGCATGTCAGTGAATCCAGTGAtgaggaggatgaagaggacGAGGAGGAAATTGAAG GACTTGTCCCTGTTGGTGATGTGGAAAGGGGCTCCAAAAGCTATCTGTGGAACCGCTATGGGGAGATCATGCCTGTGTATCGGAGAGACAGCCATCGTGAGGTGCAGGCAGGCAGCCATGACTACCCAGGGGAGGGCATCTACCTCCTCAAATTTGATAACTCCTACTCTCTCCTCCGCAATAAGACTCTGTTCTTTCACATCTATTACACCAGCTGA